From Chroococcidiopsis thermalis PCC 7203:
AAGGTCGCCGTAAAATACGGGGTAGTGAAACCATCGAGCCTGCTTCTGGACTTTGGATGCGGTAGAGGAGAAGATCTAGAGCACCTCCAGAAACTAGACATTTCTTGCGTCGGTTTCGATCCCTACTGGAAATACGATTTGGCTCTATTGCAGCCGACTGACTGTATCAGTTGTATCTACGTCATTAACACAATTGAGTCCGCAATAGAAAGAACCGAAGTCCTTCAATACTGCTGGGAATTGACGAGGCGATCGCTCGTTGTTGCTGTCAGAACTGATGGCAGAGGCGAAAGATTGACATCAATCGGCACGTATCAGAAATATTACTCGCAAGCAGAATTTAGCAGCTTCATTGCTCAAAGTCTAGGGGTAGTAAGAGTTGAATTTCCCAAACCAGGGGTTGCATTTATTCACAAAAAATAACTAGGACGCTTACCTACCTTGATTCCCAAGTTTGAAATAAATATAACACAATGCATAATTTCGAGAACAATCTACTAGAAGTCAGGAATCTCTTCTTACAAAAGTCTGAATGGACACCTAAATTTTATCACCACCAAACAAACAAGGTTTTATTCACAAGAACTGATGGGTTAGAACTCTATTTAAGCGTGGAGAATCAGCGATTGATTGCTCAGATACACGACTTAAATACTCGAATTAGTATTAGTCTAAGTAAATCTCCCAAAGTCATTTTTACTGAGATTGGGAGACGATTGATAGTTCCAGCAGAAATCGAATGGCAGCAATTACTTGAAAAGCGTGCTGCCAAAGAGCAAGCGGAAAAGGAACGTCAAGAAGCTTTGACAAAATTACTAGTAGCTTGCAAAGCAGATTATTACCTAAACAAAGATTTAAAGAACTGTTATACGTTTAGCCAAATTACTCAAAAAGGCAGCATTCAATGTCAAGTTGACAGCGCAGAATCTGTATCTATGAAGTTACAGTTCATCCATTCAAATACTGCCTTGCAGATCGTTCAACTGATGGCAGAAGAACGATCTGCACAATGAAACAGTTCTACTCCTCAACGACCTGCTGTCCCTATTGCGGCAGCCCAATAACTCTTGCTAATGCAGAAAAAATTTACGGTAGAAAGGGTTTTGGTAGAGTTTGGATGTGTACCAGGTATCCTGACTGCGATGCCTATGTGGGCGCACATCAAAATGGGTCTCCCAAAGGCAGTTTAGCCAATAGACAATTGCGAGAATGGCGGCAGGCTGCTCATGCTGCCTTCGACCCGCTGTGGCAGTCCGGCAAGATCACTCGCAATGCAGCATACAAATGGTTGTCGCAACAACTAGCAATTCCTAAATCGCAAACTCATATCGCCATGTTCGATATAGATCGCTGTCAGGCGGTTGTGAAGTTAATGCAGAGGTACGAAAAGAACGAGCTTTAACAACAGACGCGCCACAGCCACATTCTTCTCAACCCCTAAAACCTGGATCGTTTCAGGGGTTTTATTTTGTCACCAACTAACTTGCAACTATGACAACCACAAACAAATCTCGCCGACTCAAAACTGACATAGAACTTGCTCAAGAAAAACGCGAAGCAGCAATAGCAAAACTCGAACAGGGCATTCAATCTCTGCTTGACTCCGGTCGTTGGCAGCAATGGCTAACAATGATGAGTCGATTGAAAAGTCTCTCCATGAACCGCTACAGTTGGCAGAATTGCCTGCTCGTTCTCATGCAAAATCCAGATGCAACAGTTGTTGCAGGTTATCGCGACTGGCAAAAAGCTGGCAGGCAGGTTCGCAAGGGAGAAAAGGGCATCGCCATCCGCGCCCCTTTTACAAAGAAAACTGGAGAATTTGATGAGAAAGGGAAGGAAAAGAAAACTACCTATTTTAACCTGGTGACAGTATTTGATATCTCGCAGACCGACGGCGAAGAGCTACCCCAACTGGTTTCTCCCCTTCACGGCGACGATGCGGGACTGTACGCTGCTCTGGTGCGGATCTGCTCGAAACTTCAAGTTCCCGTGCTTGAGGAGTCGATGGACTCCCGCAACGGTTACTGCAAATTCGACCGCATTGGCGATCGCGTTGAAAAAATTGTCATCAGTAATAACTTAGAGCCATTGCACAAAGCTAAAACCCTTACTCACGAATTATTCCACGCTCTAGCTCACAAAGGAGAAGACTACGCCCAGCACAGAGAATTGATGGAAATAGAAGCAGAAAGTGGAGCGTTTATTGTGTTGAACTACTTTGGTTTAGACAGTAGCGATTTCTCTATTGGCTACGTTACGGGTTGGGGTAATGGCGTAGAGGCAATCGCGCGACTGAAAGAATCTGCCACTTGCATCCAGACTATCAGCGACCAAATTATTAATATGATTGAGGAGCAAAGATCGCTAGTAATCTAATTATGTCTTCTCAGCTCTTGCCACACAGTTTGAGCTAAGTTGAGCCTTGATTCTCTAGTTTTCAAGTCAAAAGCAATCTGCAAGAGCTGAGTTTCTCAACTTAATCCTTTAGAAAAACTCATAATAATGAACATTTCGATCCAGCCTCACATTGAAATTTGGTTTGATGGCATGGAATACGGCTATCGTATAGACCTACAAGACGAATCTATGTGCGAAATTCTAGAGATAAGTTCAGTCATGGAGGGTAGTTCCACAACATATGACGATGTAGTTTTTTCCGCACTCTCAGTTGTCAAAAGTTACGCAATCAAATTGAAAGCAAGAGCAGACAAACTCAGTCGGGAAAATTATTAGCTTATGAAAATTCACAGATGATGATGCTGCCAAATTGCATATATGTAAACCGCCTAATGGTTCAAGAGCGGGAGATCGCGTTGCTCCTGTTGAGAACTCTAGTGTTAGTTAAGTTAACTGTAGACGACTAACCCTTGGATTATACCTCCTTCAGAAAGTGCTTCGCACCAACGGCAGTAAGTGATGCCTATTGAAGGAGGTGATATGAACCAAAGTGACTTTCAAACATTAACCCAATTGCGAGAAAAAAGAATTGCAATTCAAAAGGAAATTAATCAATCGCTACAACGGCAAATCCGTATTCTAGAACACTTAAAAACTGTTCGAGAGTTCTCCCACTCTATCGATCTCCTTTAAATCCAAATCAACACTAATTCTTCTAGTTGCTCTAGAAGAATTAATTTTTTTACTACCGATCGTTGCAGCTTTCCCCTAAAAAACGGCTGCGCCGAACTGGAGGGAGAGCCAGAAGGGAATCGCCACATGCCCAGCTCTCACCCACACATATCACTAGCGGGTCGCTACACCAACCGCTAGCTCAATTTAGGAGAATCTAATGTTACAAAATTTCCTCACTATCGTAATCGAACTCACCATCGTTGCCTTTGCTATTTTCATGGCAATTGACTTTACCACTAGAGTGACGGAGTTGTTTGAGTCGATTTTCCAGCAATCAACTGCTCCTGGCATACAACAACAGCTCGTGCAGTCTTCTTCCCAGAAGATCGCGATCGCACCAAAATTGCTGCCTCAGCAAGGCCTAAATATGCTGGAAGATCCCTGGATTTCTGACTCTACATCAACAGCGACATCAACTACGAGGGCGATCGCCACTTCTCTCCCAGTTCCACAGATGCGGCTACTACCCCCAGCACGCCAGTCTTTGACAGAAGAATTTGACATAACCGTACTCAAGCTTTACAAGCTGCATGGCTACAGCGTCGTAAGGGTGACAGACTTGCCGATTAAAGTTCCTGCCTCACTCAAGCGCTACAAGTTGCACAAGCGCGATGTGGTGCGGTCGATCGATCTAGAAAAACTGCTTGCTACTTGATACTAATGCCTAACTCGGAGGGGATTGTTTAATCCGAGCGCCAGGAAAAGTTGCAACGTCACAATTCTCTAGCAATACGGCATCAGATGAAGAACTGATGCCATGTTTTTTTAGCGCGATCGCAGTCTCATGCTCAACCCACCTTCTGTTCTCTGGTTGACGAAGTTGACGAAAATAAATTATCTTAAATTTAGAGTCAAAAAAATCTCATGTTTACCAAAAAACATAAAACTGGCAGGGCAAAAAGAAGATCTGCTCTGGCTGCCGATAAAGCAGGACAGGAAACTCCACAAGATGGGGAACAGCAGGAAACTTCTCTCCAAAAGCACGTTTCTCAGCTCCGCTCCCTCAGCAGTCAACCAAAAAAGGCGGCTTTGGTAGATCTTGTCCTCGATACTGTTTTGCAAGCTATCGAGCAATACCCCGTCGAGCGACTGCCTGAAAATCCCACCTCTGGCACCCAGATGTTAGTCAAACTTATGCAAGAGACAGAAGCCAGTCGAGCGATAAGTGCGGCAGACCCTTTAGAAAGGGCTAGGTTGCGCGGCATTGCTGCTAGAGAGCGGTTGCTTAATGCAGAAGGAGGTCCATTGACCATATCCCAAGTTGAACAATTGCTTGGCATCAGTCGTCAAGCTATCCATAAGCGTTGCAGTAAAAGCAAGCTGATTGCCCTAACTACAAGCAAGCGCGGCTACCTTTTCCCCAGGTGGCAATTTGCTGAAAATGGTATTCTTTCTGGGCTAGAGTCGGTGCTTGCCGCACTTGACGAGTCAGACCCTTGGATGCAAGCTGCATTTATACTCAATCCCAACATCTGGCTGGATGGAGCAAGTCCCCTGGAGATGTTACGACAGGGAAAAATAGAGGATGTTTTGGTAGCGGCACGCGCCTCTGGAGAGCAAGGAGCGGCTTAAACTTTGAGTCAAAATGTCGCAGCTCATCCAAATCCGCCTGATGACTTGAACGAGCGCCAACTGCTACTGACTAACTTCAGTGGACCTTGGTTTCGCATCCATAAAAGCAAATATGGAGCTATCCACTTCGCCAAGGATGCGATCAATAGATTCGACGATCCTAAAAAAGAGTATGGTGTTCTGTACTGTGCTGGCGATCTCTACGGTGCCTTCATCGAAACTCTGGGTTGGTCAACGGGATCTAGAGACATTAGTGAAAGATCGTTGTCTACGCGCAATCTTGCAAGTATTACCAGCAACAGACCGCTACGGTTTGTTGACTTAACAGGAAATGGGCTAGCACACATTGGAGCTGATGCCGAAATATGTACTGGACGAGATCGCCATCTGAGCCAAAGGTGGAGTCGTGCTTTGTGTCTGCATCCGAGCCAGCCAGATGGGATTTGCTACATCTCTAGACACGATCCGCAAAGAGTTTGTTATGCTCTGTTTGAGAATGCTTCAGTAGAACTAGATGTTGCAGATATCGGTCAATTGAACGGCTTAAGCGTAATTGAAGAAATTGGGCAAATTCTTGACTACTACAAATTCACTCTGCTCGACTAATTCCGGTTTTGTACCCAAGAAACCATAAGCCGTCCGGCTAGGATAAATTTGGGATTGATAATCTATATTGCTTTAGCATACTGCGTCCGCTCGAACAATCAAAAAACCCAATCGCTGCGCCGAACACAATTTCTGTTAATTTCATGTTATTTGTTATTCCCGACCGTCTGGCTCATATTTATCGTTGACATACTCCTCACCCTTGAAGGATGAGGATTCTAGGCTCAAGCAGCGATTGCAGTCGGAGACTGTCTGACATTACCTAACCCAGTGGTTGATGCCCCAACCATTTGAATATTTCTACAAGCATTCTCGTCTCTGCCGTTAACTAATTGGCACGACGGACAACGCCATTCTCTAGTAGATAAATCTAATTTCTCTAAAACATGACTGCAACTTGAGCAAGTTTTCGAGGAAGGATACCATCTATCCACAAATATAACTTTCTTGCCCTTTTTGGTAGCAACCCATTCTAGAATTTGCAGAAATTCTCCGAATGCTAGATCGGAGACTTTACGTCCCCAAAGACGTTGCATCCCCTTGAGGTTCAACGTCTC
This genomic window contains:
- a CDS encoding RES family NAD+ phosphorylase; the protein is MSQNVAAHPNPPDDLNERQLLLTNFSGPWFRIHKSKYGAIHFAKDAINRFDDPKKEYGVLYCAGDLYGAFIETLGWSTGSRDISERSLSTRNLASITSNRPLRFVDLTGNGLAHIGADAEICTGRDRHLSQRWSRALCLHPSQPDGICYISRHDPQRVCYALFENASVELDVADIGQLNGLSVIEEIGQILDYYKFTLLD
- a CDS encoding DUF3268 family zinc-finger domain-containing protein gives rise to the protein MKQFYSSTTCCPYCGSPITLANAEKIYGRKGFGRVWMCTRYPDCDAYVGAHQNGSPKGSLANRQLREWRQAAHAAFDPLWQSGKITRNAAYKWLSQQLAIPKSQTHIAMFDIDRCQAVVKLMQRYEKNEL
- a CDS encoding ArdC-like ssDNA-binding domain-containing protein; this translates as MTTTNKSRRLKTDIELAQEKREAAIAKLEQGIQSLLDSGRWQQWLTMMSRLKSLSMNRYSWQNCLLVLMQNPDATVVAGYRDWQKAGRQVRKGEKGIAIRAPFTKKTGEFDEKGKEKKTTYFNLVTVFDISQTDGEELPQLVSPLHGDDAGLYAALVRICSKLQVPVLEESMDSRNGYCKFDRIGDRVEKIVISNNLEPLHKAKTLTHELFHALAHKGEDYAQHRELMEIEAESGAFIVLNYFGLDSSDFSIGYVTGWGNGVEAIARLKESATCIQTISDQIINMIEEQRSLVI
- a CDS encoding methyltransferase domain-containing protein, yielding MTIEYPFWLDYKTWSTPRWKCSIARRGLSMPMKVAVKYGVVKPSSLLLDFGCGRGEDLEHLQKLDISCVGFDPYWKYDLALLQPTDCISCIYVINTIESAIERTEVLQYCWELTRRSLVVAVRTDGRGERLTSIGTYQKYYSQAEFSSFIAQSLGVVRVEFPKPGVAFIHKK